The following proteins are co-located in the Pseudomonas synxantha genome:
- a CDS encoding oxidoreductase, giving the protein MYLTPQHILLAGASGLTGEHLLDRLLNEPTVTRVLAPSRKPLAEHPHLENPVGDPAVFLPQLSGQVDIAFCCLGTTIKQAGSEAAFRAVDLDLVVAFAKRARELGARHLIVISAIGADPKSSIFYNRVKGEMEQALKAQDWPQLTIVRPSLLLGERLEPRLAEQLAGPLSRLIPGKYHGIEVCELARAMWRLALEEQDGVRVVESDELRKLGK; this is encoded by the coding sequence ATGTACCTGACACCTCAGCACATCTTGCTGGCCGGGGCCTCCGGGCTGACTGGCGAGCACCTGCTCGACCGCCTGCTCAACGAACCTACCGTAACCCGCGTACTGGCACCGAGTCGCAAGCCGCTGGCTGAGCACCCGCACCTGGAAAACCCCGTAGGCGACCCCGCCGTATTCCTGCCGCAACTGAGCGGCCAGGTGGATATCGCCTTCTGCTGCCTGGGCACTACCATCAAGCAGGCGGGCTCCGAAGCGGCCTTCCGCGCTGTCGACCTGGATCTGGTCGTGGCCTTCGCCAAGCGCGCACGGGAACTGGGCGCGCGGCACCTGATCGTGATCAGCGCTATTGGCGCCGACCCGAAATCCTCGATCTTCTACAACCGGGTCAAGGGCGAAATGGAACAGGCATTGAAGGCCCAGGACTGGCCGCAACTGACCATCGTGCGGCCTTCGCTGCTATTGGGCGAACGCTTGGAACCACGCCTGGCCGAGCAACTGGCCGGGCCGTTGTCGCGTTTGATCCCAGGCAAGTATCACGGCATCGAAGTCTGCGAACTGGCCCGCGCCATGTGGCGTCTGGCGCTGGAAGAGCAGGATGGGGTGCGGGTGGTCGAGTCGGATGAGCTGCGCAAGCTCGGCAAGTAA
- a CDS encoding bifunctional DedA family/phosphatase PAP2 family protein translates to MGQWLDSITGWLTLNPQWLAAAVFIVACVECLAIAGLIVPGTVLLFAIAALAGSGALSLSETLLLGFLGGLLGDGVSYYLGRHFHQNIRRLPGLRHHPEWMNGAETYFHKYGIASLLVGRFIGPLRPMLPMVAGMCDMPFPRFAAVSILAAAGWSVAYLMPGWAAGAAFRLPLPEGFWPEAAVIAACLAVLLGLSLNSSWRGHRRATLWIGCASLVLLIALFIGYPHLNDFDQGLSALVQEHRSPWLDEVMVRVTQLGEFKKMFVASAVFTGLLILARQWRHALFVGATLAGAAVINTGTKLFFARGRPEILTDPLTSFSMPSGHASGAFAFFLALAVLAGRGQPTRLRLTWMLLGCIPAAFIALSRVYLGAHWPTDILAGTLLAMTVCAFSLTVSEHRSPLPAMSQKAWWLVLPAVVAVLGFIAFTGTPHALLRYAY, encoded by the coding sequence ATGGGCCAATGGCTCGATAGCATTACCGGCTGGCTGACCCTGAACCCGCAATGGCTGGCAGCGGCGGTGTTTATTGTCGCGTGCGTGGAGTGCCTGGCCATCGCCGGGCTGATCGTGCCGGGCACGGTATTGCTATTCGCGATTGCCGCGCTGGCCGGCAGCGGCGCGCTGTCCTTAAGTGAAACGCTTTTGCTGGGCTTTCTCGGCGGCTTGTTGGGCGATGGGGTTTCCTACTACCTGGGACGACATTTCCACCAGAACATCCGGCGCCTGCCCGGCCTTCGTCACCATCCTGAGTGGATGAACGGCGCGGAAACCTATTTTCACAAATACGGAATCGCCAGCCTATTGGTCGGACGTTTCATCGGCCCGTTGCGCCCTATGCTGCCAATGGTCGCCGGCATGTGCGACATGCCCTTCCCGCGCTTCGCTGCCGTGAGCATCCTTGCCGCAGCGGGCTGGTCGGTGGCTTACCTGATGCCGGGCTGGGCCGCTGGCGCCGCGTTCCGCCTGCCTCTGCCTGAGGGTTTCTGGCCGGAAGCGGCGGTTATCGCGGCCTGCCTGGCGGTCCTGCTGGGGCTGAGCTTGAACAGCAGCTGGCGCGGCCATCGTCGCGCCACCTTGTGGATCGGTTGCGCCAGCCTGGTCTTGTTGATTGCGCTGTTTATCGGCTACCCCCACCTCAACGACTTCGATCAGGGTCTGAGCGCACTGGTGCAGGAGCATCGCAGCCCTTGGCTGGACGAGGTCATGGTGCGGGTCACCCAACTGGGTGAGTTCAAGAAGATGTTTGTCGCCAGCGCGGTGTTCACCGGCTTGCTGATACTGGCACGGCAATGGCGCCACGCGCTGTTTGTCGGCGCCACGCTCGCCGGTGCGGCCGTGATCAACACCGGCACCAAGCTGTTTTTCGCCCGTGGGCGCCCGGAAATCCTCACAGACCCGTTGACCAGCTTCAGCATGCCCAGCGGCCATGCCTCCGGCGCCTTTGCATTCTTCCTGGCGCTTGCGGTGCTGGCCGGCCGTGGCCAACCCACACGTCTACGCCTGACCTGGATGTTGCTGGGTTGTATTCCCGCGGCCTTCATTGCCCTGTCGCGGGTTTACCTGGGCGCCCATTGGCCCACGGATATCCTGGCCGGCACGTTGCTGGCGATGACCGTATGCGCGTTCAGCCTCACCGTCAGCGAACACCGCAGCCCATTGCCTGCGATGTCGCAAAAAGCCTGGTGGCTGGTGTTGCCGGCCGTGGTGGCCGTACTCGGCTTTATCGCTTTTACCGGCACGCCCCACGCACTGCTCAGGTACGCCTATTGA
- a CDS encoding LON peptidase substrate-binding domain-containing protein, which produces MSLALFPLNTVLFPGCTLDLQLFEARYLDMISRCMKKGESFGVVCILDGKEVGMAPEGYALIGCEALIRDFKQQDNGLLGIRVEGGRRFRVRDAGVQKDQLLVADVQWMEELPDRPLEEEDADLLALLQALAEHPMVASLDMGGQAEGQQALGNQLAYLLPFTEADKVDLLQLDDPQQRLDAIQMLLDELQGELFT; this is translated from the coding sequence ATGAGTCTGGCGCTGTTCCCGCTCAACACCGTGCTGTTCCCTGGCTGCACCCTCGACTTGCAACTGTTCGAGGCGCGCTATCTGGACATGATCAGCCGCTGCATGAAAAAGGGCGAAAGCTTCGGCGTGGTGTGCATCCTCGACGGCAAGGAAGTCGGCATGGCGCCGGAGGGCTACGCGTTGATTGGCTGTGAAGCGCTGATCCGCGACTTCAAACAGCAGGACAACGGCCTGCTGGGGATTCGTGTCGAAGGCGGTCGGCGTTTCCGTGTGCGTGATGCCGGCGTGCAGAAAGACCAACTGCTGGTGGCCGACGTGCAATGGATGGAAGAGCTGCCGGACCGGCCGCTTGAAGAAGAGGACGCCGACCTGCTTGCGTTGCTCCAGGCCCTGGCCGAGCACCCGATGGTCGCCTCTTTGGACATGGGCGGCCAAGCCGAGGGGCAGCAAGCTCTGGGCAATCAGCTGGCTTATCTATTGCCGTTCACCGAGGCCGACAAGGTCGACCTGCTGCAACTCGACGACCCGCAGCAACGCCTGGATGCGATTCAAATGTTGCTGGATGAACTCCAGGGCGAACTGTTCACCTGA
- a CDS encoding C13 family peptidase: MRPLVPLAFALLLTACGDGESLLPPDARLPDGGRYRGDVVNGLLQGQGRVDYPNGSWYAGQFDKGQWHGKGEWHGSNGEVYKGEFQQGLFEGQGSLTTAGSSYVGGFKKGRRNGEGTLKEGQMTYRGEFKDDQYAGLGRLELADGSQYQGQFAHGKPNGEGQRNDDSGNQFSGRFVDGQLEGNGTFNSAEGDIYVGQFKQNQLNGKGRYENADGDVWIGQFKEGALSGQGELIGVDGSHYVGQFSDWRFTGEGRLNLTDGSFYIGGFDSDNYQGRGTLVLTDGTVQAGTWVNGLRVRDADGTLLPDPLETGVLAQGRLLDNALAAVPLSTPAVELYTLALAGDGKQSVFLREADYVSNMLATRFGARGQVRLVNHRDHITDRPLATRESLRRAVQTLAERTGPEDLIFIYMTSHGTHEHELVLDQPRMELADLPADELAAVLAPLKNRDKIIVISACYSGGFIPALKDERTLIMTASRADRVSFGCSEEADFTYFGDALFAQAFNQTDDLQHAFKLAQLHVAEREQADNFEASEPQIWAPKGVIARWQLLRKQQARKALESVSMNSKEAKGN, encoded by the coding sequence ATGCGCCCACTCGTTCCCCTCGCCTTTGCCCTGTTGCTCACCGCTTGCGGAGACGGCGAATCGCTGTTGCCGCCCGATGCGCGCCTGCCCGATGGCGGCCGCTACCGGGGTGACGTGGTCAACGGACTGCTGCAAGGCCAGGGCCGCGTGGATTACCCCAATGGCAGTTGGTACGCCGGCCAGTTCGACAAAGGGCAGTGGCACGGCAAGGGCGAATGGCATGGTAGTAATGGCGAAGTCTATAAAGGCGAATTCCAGCAGGGCCTGTTTGAGGGCCAGGGCAGCCTGACCACCGCGGGCAGCAGTTACGTCGGAGGTTTCAAAAAGGGTCGACGCAACGGCGAAGGCACCCTCAAAGAGGGGCAAATGACCTATCGCGGCGAATTCAAGGACGACCAGTACGCAGGCCTCGGCCGCCTCGAGCTGGCCGATGGCAGCCAATACCAGGGCCAATTCGCCCACGGCAAGCCCAATGGCGAAGGCCAGCGTAATGACGACAGCGGCAATCAGTTCAGTGGCCGCTTCGTCGATGGCCAACTGGAAGGCAATGGCACCTTCAACAGCGCCGAGGGCGATATCTATGTCGGCCAATTCAAGCAGAACCAGCTCAACGGTAAAGGCCGCTACGAAAACGCCGACGGTGACGTGTGGATCGGCCAGTTCAAGGAAGGCGCCCTCAGCGGCCAGGGTGAGTTGATCGGGGTGGATGGCAGCCACTATGTCGGCCAGTTCAGCGATTGGCGCTTTACCGGCGAAGGCCGCCTGAATCTCACCGATGGCAGTTTCTATATCGGCGGTTTCGACAGCGACAACTACCAGGGCCGCGGCACCCTCGTCCTCACCGACGGCACCGTACAGGCGGGCACCTGGGTCAATGGCCTGCGCGTACGCGATGCCGATGGCACGCTGCTGCCCGACCCACTGGAAACCGGCGTACTGGCCCAAGGCCGCTTGCTCGATAACGCCCTGGCCGCCGTGCCGCTGTCCACCCCTGCCGTCGAGCTGTACACCTTGGCATTGGCGGGCGACGGCAAGCAAAGCGTGTTCCTGCGCGAAGCCGATTACGTCAGCAACATGCTCGCCACACGCTTCGGCGCACGCGGGCAGGTGCGCCTGGTCAACCACCGCGACCATATTACCGACCGCCCGCTGGCCACCCGCGAAAGCCTGCGACGCGCCGTGCAAACCCTGGCCGAACGTACCGGGCCGGAAGACCTGATCTTCATCTACATGACCAGCCATGGCACACACGAACACGAACTGGTGCTCGACCAACCGCGCATGGAACTGGCCGACCTGCCCGCCGATGAGCTGGCCGCGGTGCTCGCACCGCTGAAAAACCGCGACAAGATTATCGTGATCTCAGCATGCTATTCCGGAGGCTTCATACCGGCACTCAAGGATGAACGCACCCTGATCATGACCGCCTCCCGTGCAGACCGCGTGTCGTTTGGCTGCTCGGAAGAAGCGGACTTCACCTACTTCGGTGATGCCCTTTTCGCACAAGCTTTTAACCAGACGGATGATTTGCAACACGCCTTCAAACTGGCACAACTGCACGTGGCCGAACGCGAACAGGCGGACAACTTCGAAGCCTCCGAACCGCAGATCTGGGCCCCCAAAGGCGTGATCGCCCGCTGGCAATTATTACGCAAACAGCAGGCACGAAAGGCGCTCGAAAGCGTCTCAATGAATAGCAAGGAAGCCAAAGGCAACTAA
- the ubiX gene encoding flavin prenyltransferase UbiX encodes MSGPERITLAMTGASGAPYGLRLLDCLVREDREVHFLISKAAQLVMATETDVALPAKVQTMQAFLTEYTGAAAGQIKVYGKEDWMSPVASGSGAPAAMVVVPCSTGTLSAIATGACNNLIERAADVTLKERRQLILVPREAPYSSIHLEHMLKLSNMGVTILPASPGFYHQPQTIDDLVDFVVARILNLLNIPQDMLPRWGEHHLGGDE; translated from the coding sequence ATGAGCGGCCCGGAACGCATCACCTTGGCGATGACCGGCGCGTCCGGCGCGCCATATGGCTTGCGCTTGCTGGATTGCCTGGTGCGCGAGGACCGGGAGGTGCACTTCCTGATCTCCAAGGCGGCGCAGTTGGTAATGGCTACCGAGACCGATGTCGCACTGCCAGCCAAGGTGCAGACGATGCAGGCGTTCCTCACCGAGTACACCGGCGCAGCGGCAGGGCAGATCAAGGTCTACGGCAAGGAAGACTGGATGTCGCCCGTAGCTTCCGGTTCCGGTGCGCCTGCGGCGATGGTGGTGGTGCCGTGCTCCACCGGCACCCTGTCGGCAATTGCCACGGGGGCTTGCAACAACCTGATCGAACGGGCAGCGGACGTGACCTTGAAGGAGCGCCGCCAATTGATCCTGGTGCCCCGCGAAGCGCCGTATTCAAGCATCCACCTGGAGCACATGCTCAAGTTGTCGAACATGGGCGTGACCATTTTGCCGGCTTCGCCGGGCTTCTATCACCAGCCGCAGACCATTGATGACCTGGTGGACTTCGTGGTGGCGCGCATCCTCAACCTGCTGAACATTCCCCAGGACATGCTGCCGCGCTGGGGCGAGCACCATTTGGGCGGCGATGAATAA
- a CDS encoding MaoC family dehydratase, whose amino-acid sequence MPYVPVAQLKDYVGKELGRSEWLTIDQARINLFAEATGDHQFIHVDPVKAAETPFGSTIAHGFLSLSLMPKLMEDILIMPEGLKMAVNYGLDSVRFIQPVKVDSKVRLNVTLTDVTEKKPGQWLFKATATLEIEGQEKPAYIAESLSLCFV is encoded by the coding sequence ATGCCCTATGTACCTGTAGCGCAGCTCAAAGATTATGTCGGCAAGGAACTGGGACGTTCCGAATGGCTCACCATCGACCAGGCGCGTATCAACCTGTTCGCAGAAGCCACCGGCGATCATCAGTTCATCCACGTCGACCCGGTCAAGGCCGCCGAGACCCCATTCGGCAGCACCATCGCCCATGGTTTCCTGTCGCTGTCGCTGATGCCCAAGCTGATGGAAGACATCCTGATCATGCCCGAAGGCCTGAAGATGGCAGTCAACTACGGCCTGGACAGCGTGCGTTTTATCCAGCCGGTGAAGGTTGATTCCAAGGTGCGCCTGAACGTCACCCTCACCGATGTCACCGAGAAAAAACCGGGCCAATGGCTGTTCAAGGCCACCGCCACCCTGGAAATCGAAGGCCAGGAGAAGCCCGCCTACATTGCCGAGTCGTTGTCGCTCTGCTTCGTATAA
- a CDS encoding DNA-3-methyladenine glycosylase — MSGFTPLLPPSALPNCFFDRDAQLLARELLGKVIRHRVGDIWLSARIIETEAYYVAEKGSHSSLGYTEKRKALFLDGGHIYMYYARGGDSLNFSAHGPGNAVLIKSAYPWVDEISGPASLAQMLLNNPNADGSPRPTQKLCAGQTLLCKALGLKVAMWDAKRFDQELLYVEDVGQVPTQIIQTTRLGIPSGRDEHLMYRFVDAGYAPYCTRNPLRRGQVEGRDYFLI, encoded by the coding sequence ATGTCCGGTTTTACCCCTCTGCTCCCCCCCAGCGCCCTGCCCAACTGCTTCTTCGACCGCGATGCGCAACTGCTTGCGCGAGAATTACTCGGCAAAGTCATTCGCCATCGCGTCGGTGATATCTGGCTTTCGGCGCGAATTATTGAAACCGAAGCCTATTACGTGGCCGAAAAAGGCAGCCACTCCTCCCTCGGCTACACAGAAAAGCGTAAGGCTTTGTTTCTGGACGGTGGCCATATCTATATGTACTACGCCCGCGGCGGCGATTCGCTGAACTTCAGCGCCCATGGCCCGGGCAATGCCGTACTGATCAAATCAGCCTACCCATGGGTCGATGAAATCTCCGGCCCGGCCAGCCTGGCCCAGATGCTGCTGAACAACCCGAACGCCGATGGCAGCCCTCGCCCGACGCAAAAACTCTGTGCCGGCCAGACCTTGCTGTGCAAGGCGCTGGGCCTGAAGGTGGCGATGTGGGACGCCAAGCGCTTTGACCAGGAGCTGTTGTATGTCGAGGATGTTGGCCAGGTGCCTACGCAGATTATCCAGACCACGCGGCTGGGCATCCCCAGCGGGCGCGATGAACACCTGATGTACCGCTTCGTAGATGCTGGCTATGCGCCTTATTGCACGCGGAACCCGCTGCGCCGGGGGCAGGTCGAAGGCCGCGATTATTTCTTGATTTGA
- the nadD gene encoding nicotinate-nucleotide adenylyltransferase, giving the protein MAKRIGLLGGTFDPVHIGHLRSALEVADALALDEVRLLPNFRPPHRDTPQVSAQQRLEMVRLAVEGIAPLVVDDRELKRDKPSYTVDTLELMRAELAADDQLFLLLGWDAFCGLPSWHRWEELLQHCHILVLQRPDADSEPPDALRNLLAARSVSDPLALTGPNGNIAFVWQTPLAVSATQIRQLLASGKSVRFLVPDAVLAYIDAHGLYRASN; this is encoded by the coding sequence ATGGCTAAACGCATCGGGCTGCTCGGTGGTACTTTCGACCCCGTGCACATCGGCCACCTGCGCAGTGCCCTGGAAGTCGCGGATGCCCTTGCGCTGGACGAGGTGCGGCTGCTGCCCAATTTCCGGCCGCCGCATCGTGATACGCCGCAAGTGTCGGCGCAACAGCGCCTGGAAATGGTGCGCCTTGCGGTAGAGGGCATAGCGCCGCTGGTGGTGGACGATCGCGAACTCAAGCGCGATAAACCGTCCTACACTGTCGACACCCTGGAATTGATGCGCGCCGAGTTGGCCGCGGATGACCAGTTATTTCTGCTTTTGGGCTGGGACGCATTTTGCGGCCTGCCCTCTTGGCACCGCTGGGAGGAACTCCTCCAGCATTGCCACATCCTGGTTTTGCAACGCCCGGATGCCGACAGCGAACCGCCGGATGCCTTGCGCAACCTGCTGGCCGCGCGGTCGGTAAGTGACCCCTTGGCCCTGACCGGGCCGAACGGGAATATTGCATTCGTCTGGCAGACCCCGCTTGCGGTGTCCGCCACCCAGATCCGTCAACTGCTGGCCAGCGGGAAGTCGGTACGTTTCCTGGTGCCTGACGCGGTCCTGGCCTACATCGATGCGCACGGGCTTTACCGTGCGTCGAACTGA
- a CDS encoding CidA/LrgA family protein, which yields MLLRGLTWLVLFQLIGTAINHLLLPVLPGPIVGLLLMLGFLVWRGEVGEPLSLAASSLLRYLPLLLVPPAVGVMVYAKDIAADFWAIVGALVLSLVIAMGFIGVLMQQMVKRKERGQ from the coding sequence ATGCTGTTACGTGGCCTGACCTGGCTGGTGCTGTTCCAACTGATCGGCACGGCGATCAATCATTTACTGTTGCCAGTGCTGCCGGGGCCGATTGTGGGCCTGTTGCTGATGCTGGGTTTCCTGGTCTGGCGCGGTGAAGTCGGCGAGCCCCTGAGCCTGGCGGCCAGCAGCCTGTTGCGTTATCTGCCGCTGCTGCTGGTGCCCCCGGCCGTGGGCGTGATGGTATATGCCAAGGACATCGCCGCCGACTTCTGGGCCATCGTCGGTGCGCTGGTATTGTCGCTGGTGATCGCCATGGGCTTTATCGGCGTATTGATGCAGCAAATGGTCAAGCGCAAGGAGCGAGGGCAGTGA
- the rlmH gene encoding 23S rRNA (pseudouridine(1915)-N(3))-methyltransferase RlmH → MRLRLIAVGSRMPKWVEEGWHEYAKRLPAELSLELVEIPLNTRGKNADVARFIRQEGEAMLAKVGPNERIVTLEVHGKPWSTEQLAVELDRWRLDSRTVNFMVGGPEGLAPEVCARADQRWSLSALTLPHPLVRILIGEQLYRAWTVLSGHPYHK, encoded by the coding sequence GTGCGCCTGCGTCTGATCGCTGTCGGTTCACGCATGCCCAAGTGGGTGGAAGAAGGCTGGCACGAGTATGCCAAGCGTCTGCCCGCCGAGCTGTCGCTTGAGCTGGTGGAAATACCGCTCAATACCCGGGGCAAGAATGCCGACGTGGCGCGCTTTATCCGTCAGGAAGGCGAAGCCATGCTGGCCAAGGTCGGCCCCAACGAGCGCATCGTCACCCTCGAGGTGCACGGCAAGCCTTGGAGTACCGAGCAGTTGGCGGTGGAATTGGACCGCTGGCGCCTGGATTCGCGCACGGTCAATTTCATGGTGGGTGGCCCGGAAGGGCTGGCGCCGGAAGTCTGCGCCCGCGCTGATCAGCGTTGGTCGCTGTCGGCCCTGACATTGCCGCACCCGTTGGTAAGGATCCTGATCGGTGAACAGCTGTATCGCGCCTGGACAGTCCTGTCCGGGCACCCTTACCACAAATAG
- a CDS encoding LrgB family protein, which yields MIFDWQGAWTAVIHHPLFGIGITLGAYQLVLAGFEKTRWVFLQPVLVSMLLVIGVLLTCGLSYAEYRKSTEIMGILLGPATVALAVPLYLNLRRIRQLFWPIFTTLVIGGVLATGLCVWLGWWFGAEHMVLMTMAPKSVTSPIAMLVAEQIGGVAALAAVFVLITGVVGAMIGPAYLTRLGVHSPEARGMALGMTAHAVGTSVALQESEECGAFAALAMSLMGVATAVFLPLAVSVIV from the coding sequence GTGATCTTTGACTGGCAGGGTGCCTGGACGGCCGTCATTCACCACCCGCTGTTCGGCATCGGCATCACCCTGGGCGCCTATCAACTGGTGCTGGCGGGGTTCGAGAAAACCCGCTGGGTCTTCCTGCAGCCGGTGCTGGTGTCCATGCTGCTGGTGATCGGCGTGCTGCTCACCTGTGGCCTGAGCTATGCCGAATACCGCAAGAGCACCGAGATCATGGGCATCCTGCTCGGGCCTGCAACAGTGGCCCTGGCGGTGCCGCTTTATCTCAACCTGCGACGGATTCGCCAATTGTTCTGGCCGATTTTTACTACGCTGGTGATAGGTGGGGTGTTGGCCACAGGTTTGTGTGTGTGGCTGGGGTGGTGGTTCGGAGCCGAACATATGGTGCTGATGACCATGGCGCCCAAGTCGGTGACGTCGCCGATCGCCATGCTGGTCGCCGAGCAGATTGGTGGCGTTGCGGCCTTGGCGGCGGTGTTTGTGCTGATCACCGGGGTGGTCGGCGCGATGATCGGCCCGGCGTACCTGACGCGCCTGGGTGTACACAGCCCCGAAGCGCGCGGCATGGCGTTGGGCATGACTGCCCACGCCGTCGGCACCTCGGTGGCCCTGCAGGAAAGCGAAGAGTGTGGCGCCTTCGCGGCGCTGGCGATGAGCCTGATGGGCGTGGCCACGGCAGTGTTCCTGCCGCTGGCAGTGTCGGTAATTGTTTAA
- a CDS encoding glutamate-5-semialdehyde dehydrogenase encodes MTESVLDYMTRLGRAARQASRLIARASTAQKNRALLAAADALDASRSELTAANELDLANGRANGLEPALLDRLALTPARIDDMIEGLRQVAKLPDPIGEIRDMRYLPSGIQVGKMRVPLGVIGIIYESRPNVTIDAASLCLKSGNATILRGGSEAINSNRAIAACIQQGLAVAELPAEVVQVVETTDRAAVGALITMPEFVDVIVPRGGKSLIERVSRDAKVPVIKHLDGVCHVYIDIAADLDKAIRIADNAKTHRYAPCNTMETLLVHAGIAERVLPPLAAIYRDKGVELRGCERTRALLGADVIEASEQDWYTEYTAPILSIRIVDDLDQAIEHINKYGSKHTDAIVSEHFSDARRFLNEVDSASVMVNASTRFADGFEYGLGAEIGISTDKLHARGPVGLEGLTSEKYVVFGDGHVRS; translated from the coding sequence ATGACTGAGTCCGTTCTTGACTACATGACCCGCCTGGGTCGCGCTGCCCGTCAGGCTTCGCGGTTGATCGCCCGTGCGAGCACTGCCCAGAAGAACCGTGCGCTGCTGGCGGCTGCCGATGCTCTGGATGCCTCGCGCTCCGAGTTGACCGCCGCCAACGAGCTGGACCTGGCCAACGGCCGTGCCAATGGCCTGGAACCGGCCCTGCTGGATCGCTTGGCGCTGACCCCGGCACGTATCGACGACATGATCGAAGGCCTGCGTCAGGTGGCCAAGCTGCCTGACCCCATCGGTGAAATCCGCGATATGCGCTACCTGCCATCCGGTATCCAGGTCGGCAAGATGCGCGTGCCCCTGGGCGTGATCGGCATCATCTATGAGTCGCGTCCAAACGTGACCATCGACGCCGCGAGCCTGTGCCTCAAGTCCGGCAACGCTACCATCCTGCGTGGCGGTTCCGAGGCGATCAATTCCAACCGCGCCATCGCCGCCTGCATCCAGCAAGGCCTGGCCGTGGCCGAATTGCCGGCCGAAGTGGTGCAAGTGGTGGAAACCACCGACCGCGCCGCCGTTGGTGCGCTGATCACCATGCCGGAATTCGTCGACGTGATCGTTCCCCGGGGTGGCAAGAGCCTGATCGAGCGCGTCAGCCGCGATGCCAAGGTGCCGGTGATCAAGCATCTGGACGGTGTGTGCCACGTCTATATCGACATCGCCGCCGACCTCGACAAGGCGATTCGCATCGCCGACAACGCCAAGACCCACCGCTATGCTCCGTGCAACACCATGGAAACCCTGCTGGTGCACGCCGGCATTGCCGAGCGCGTGCTGCCGCCGCTGGCTGCCATCTACCGCGACAAGGGCGTGGAGCTGCGCGGTTGCGAGCGTACCCGGGCGTTGCTCGGCGCGGACGTGATCGAGGCGAGCGAGCAGGACTGGTACACCGAGTACACGGCGCCGATCCTGTCGATCCGTATCGTCGATGACCTGGACCAGGCCATCGAACACATCAACAAATACGGCTCCAAGCACACCGACGCTATCGTTTCCGAGCACTTCAGCGATGCCCGGCGTTTCCTCAACGAAGTGGATTCCGCTTCGGTGATGGTCAACGCCTCGACGCGGTTTGCCGACGGTTTCGAGTACGGCCTGGGGGCGGAGATCGGTATCTCCACCGACAAGCTCCACGCGCGCGGCCCGGTTGGCCTCGAAGGCTTGACCAGCGAGAAGTACGTGGTGTTCGGTGACGGTCACGTGCGCAGTTGA
- the rsfS gene encoding ribosome silencing factor, with translation MTNKDVSKVKRKGTFKSAPLPVEAHVGPELAGEELVKVAVAALEDVKAQDIQVLDVRDKQSITDFMIIATGTSNRQIGAMLDKVREAVKAQGVKPLGEEGKGDSDWVLLDMDDVIVHMMTSNARQFYDLERLWKGAEQSRAADGKHHSPEVGHAHFDKLNKDQE, from the coding sequence ATGACGAACAAAGACGTAAGCAAAGTTAAGCGCAAAGGCACCTTCAAAAGCGCGCCGCTGCCGGTTGAAGCCCACGTTGGCCCGGAACTGGCTGGCGAAGAGCTGGTGAAAGTCGCCGTGGCCGCCCTGGAAGACGTTAAAGCCCAGGACATCCAGGTGCTCGACGTACGCGACAAGCAAAGCATCACCGACTTCATGATCATCGCTACCGGTACTTCCAACCGCCAGATCGGCGCGATGCTGGACAAGGTTCGCGAAGCCGTCAAAGCCCAAGGCGTCAAGCCACTGGGTGAAGAAGGCAAGGGCGACAGCGACTGGGTGCTGCTGGACATGGACGACGTGATCGTTCACATGATGACCTCCAACGCCCGCCAGTTCTACGACCTGGAGCGTCTGTGGAAAGGCGCTGAGCAGAGCCGTGCCGCCGATGGCAAGCACCACAGCCCGGAAGTGGGCCACGCGCACTTCGACAAGCTCAACAAAGACCAGGAATAA